Genomic DNA from bacterium:
CCGTGAGTAATCATTTTTACTGAAAAATTTGTCGATTTTTAAAGTCGGAAAAGCTGTTTGACCGTCCGGTAAAAAAATCTACTCCCCGACCAATTGGACAACGATTTCACGCTGCCTCGGACGGGTATCAAAATCAATCACAATTATCTGCTGCCATGTTCCAAGAGCAAGTTTTTGACCTGAAAACGGCACACTTAGCGAAGGCCCCAACAACGACGCCCGCACATGACTATGGCCGTTATCGTCATTCCAAGTGGCCTCATGATCGTAATGGGCATCTTTAGAAGCGATCTGCTCAAAAAGCCGAGGAATGTCATTCTCGACCAATCCTGGCTCAAATTCGACAGTAGTGATTCCTGCAGTACTTCCAATAACAAACACACAAGCAATTCCGTCACTGATACCGCTTTGGGTGATAATATGTGCAACTTCTTTTGTTATATCGCGAATATCAGTATTCCCATTCATATGAAGGCTAATTTCAGATGTATGAACCATATTGGACCCTTTCCCTACCGCATAAATGCTGATGTGAAGTATGCTTTATAGGATAGCGTAAAAGCAGGGATTTTGGAGGCCTTATGTTAGTTGCCGCTGCAGGATTAGTGATGGTGATTGGAATGGGGAGTGCTCCCACAGCCCAGACCGCTTACGATTTGCTCAAAGAATGGCCAAAGGCCAAGGTTGAGAACCAAATGGGGGAGGCAGTGGTCCGCCAAATTACCTCCGGTG
This window encodes:
- a CDS encoding secondary thiamine-phosphate synthase enzyme YjbQ: MVHTSEISLHMNGNTDIRDITKEVAHIITQSGISDGIACVFVIGSTAGITTVEFEPGLVENDIPRLFEQIASKDAHYDHEATWNDDNGHSHVRASLLGPSLSVPFSGQKLALGTWQQIIVIDFDTRPRQREIVVQLVGE